A section of the Cottoperca gobio chromosome 17, fCotGob3.1, whole genome shotgun sequence genome encodes:
- the dnajb4 gene encoding LOW QUALITY PROTEIN: dnaJ homolog subfamily B member 4 (The sequence of the model RefSeq protein was modified relative to this genomic sequence to represent the inferred CDS: deleted 1 base in 1 codon), translated as MGKDYYKTLGISKGATDEDIKKAYRKQALKWHPDKNKSAAAEEKFKEIAEAYEVLSDPKKREVYDQYGEEGLKGGNGPTGEGPGNTFTYTFHGDPHATFATFFGGSNPFDMFFGRKANGRDDDDMEVDGNDPFGSFTNFNMNGFPRDGHVGPGGQQRRKQDPAIIHELRVTLEEVFHGCTKRMKISRKRVNQDGRTMRNEDKILTIEIKRGWKEGTKITFPREGDESSNTIPADIVFVIKDKPHPHFRREGSNIVYPVRVSLRQSLCGCSVTVSTIDGNTCNMKITDVIKPGMRKTVAGQGLPLPKNPEQRGDLVVELDVNFPETLPGNAKDVLKRHLPA; from the exons ATGGGTAAAGATTACTATAAAACGCTGGGTATCTCCAAAGGAGCCACAGACGAGGATATTAAAAAAGCTTACAGAAAACAAGCGTTGAAATGGCACCCGGACAAAAACAAGTCTGCAGCAGCCGAGGAGAAATTTAAGGAAATCGCTGAGGCATATGAAGTCCTCAGTGATCCGAAGAAAAGAGAAGTTTATGATCAGTATGGAGAGGAAG GTCTCAAGGGAGGAAACGGGCCCACTGGTGAAGGACCAGGCAACACCTTCACCTACACCTTCCAC GGGGACCCTCACGCCACCTTTGCCACTTTCTTCGGGGGTTCGAACCCCTTCGACATGTTTTTCGGGCGTAAAGCCAATGGCCGAGACGACGACGACATGGAGGTGGACGGAAACGACCCCTTCGGCTCCTTCACCAACTTCAACATGAATGGATTCCCTCGGGACGGGCACGTCGGCCCCGGAGGGCAGCAGCGCCGGAAGCAGGACCCGGCCATCATCCACGAACTGAGGGTCACCCTGGAGGAGGTCTTCCACGGCTGCACCAAGAGGATGAAAATCTCCCGCAAAAGGGTTAATCAAGACGGCAGGACCATGCGCAACGAGGATAAGATTCTCACTATCGAGATCAAGCGTGGCTGGAAAGAGGGAACCAAGATCACGTTCCCGCGGGAAGGGGACGAGTCGTCCAATACCATTCCTGCGGACATTGTTTTCGTCATCAAGGACAAGCCCCACCCTCACTTTAGGCGGGAGGGCTCGAACATTGTGTATCCTGTGCGCGTGAGCTTACGACAG TCATTGTGCGGATGCTCGGTCACCGTGTCGACGATAGACGGGAATACGTGCAACATGAAGATCACGGACGTCATCAAGCCTGGCATGAGAAAGACTGTGGCCGGACAGGGTCTCCCCTTACCCAAAAACCCcgagcagagaggagacctgGTGGTGGAGCTTGACGTTAACTTTCCTGAGACGTTGCCCGGCAATGCCAAGGACGTCCTGAAACGGCATTTACCTGCTTAG